The genomic region CCCGGCTATTATTTCTGTCATTGTCATAGGAATCATGTGGAATCTTATCTTTTCTCCATATGGTCCCTTGTCTGCGGTAATCAACAAGTATTATTCGCTGACATTCCATGCCAAGGTTTCCCAAGTGGTAGCAGCTTCCGTTACGTCTGACGGTCATCTGCACCTTACCGATGTCCTTGTCAACAAACTCATTGCCCTTAATCCCTCCGGTGCTGCCGGAGTTTTTCCTGCACCTGTTGCAGGAGGTCTGAAGGATTTCCTTGCTTCTACCTCTGGAGAAACGATAAAGGAGATCGAACAGGATTTGACTAATCTGCTTGCACCTGTGTGGAGTGCGGATTTTCTCAGCAATCCTAAGACTGCAATGATTCCCATACTGTTTGTCATCCTTTGGTGCTGGACCGGTATGTATATGATACTGTTCCTTGCAAATATGCAGAAAATTGATCCTCAGACCATTGAATCGGCCCAGATTGACGGGGCCAAGGAAAAAAGTATCCTTGTCCATATTATTCTTCCTGAGCTTTCCGGCGTCATAATGAATGCTGCAATCCTTTGTATTTCCGGTTCTCTCAATTCCTTTGCACTTATCTATGCGATGACAGGAGGAGGGCCTGCCCGGATGACTCAGGTGCTGTCAATCTATATGTATGAAAAAGCTTTCATGGGCACTCCTGATTATCCACTTGCGAATGCCATTTCTATGATGATGGTGCTTTTCAGTCTTATATTGATCATCCTGACAAAGAAAGTGCAGAAGTATTTTGAAGGAGGTTCAGATGAAATCTAATTATAGGCAAGAAAAAGGCATCGGTGCAGCATTGTGGAGATTTTTTGCTTATTTAATCATGATTATCTTTGCTTTGCTTGCAATAGTACCTCTGGTTTGGCTGGTAATCAGTTCCTTCAAGACAACGGTAGATTTCCAAGCCGATATGCTCGGGCTTCCCAAGCACTTCTATCCTTTGAATTATCCGCAGGCATGGCGTATAGGTGACTTTGGTATTTTGTTTGGCAATTCAGTGTTCTATACGGTGTTTTCTGTAGGTATAGCCACTTTTCTGTCTCTTCTGTCAGGTTTTGGTTTTTCAAAACTTGCACGGAAGTCATCAAAACCGATTTATTCCTTGTTTGTCCTAGGAATACTGTTGACTACGCAGACATTGATGGTACCTATCTTTCTCCAGGTTACCCAGCTTGATACGTTGATCGGGGGAGGGCTTGCAAAGATAGGTCTGTGCAACGTCAACCAATTCCATCTGTTTTATGATACCAAGTTCGGTGTCCTGTTGGTGTACATTGGTTCCTTGTTGCCTATCGGTGTGTATCTGTGCACGGAATTTGAGAAAAGTATTCCGACCTCTCTTGTTGAAGCTGCCTTGCTTGATGGTGCCGGTTATCTGCAGATATTCATCTATGTCTTCATACCCATGTGCGTGCCGATCATCGTAACATTAGGACTGCTCAATATTCCGACGATTTGGAATGAATTTGCACTGATCAACATCATGGTTTCGAAACTGTCGCTCCAATCGTTGCCGCTTGGTATCTATAAGTTCTCAGGGACCCTTGCTTCTGATTACGGCAAGGAATTTGCTGCCTTGGTCATCGGATTGTTGCCGATGCTTATATTCTATCTGATATTCCGCAAGCAAATTACCAAGAGTGTTGCAAGCGGAGCTATCAAAGGGTGATGTTTTTGTTTTTTTCCTATGGCATTGTCCAGATGCCGTATGTATGCTATCATATCCATGCTTGAAGTTTTTCAGTCAGGGCGGAGGTAGCATGGGTATGCGGGCACTGAGAACAGGATTTGTACTGGTTGGGAGCCTGTTGCTTACTTCCTGTGCTACTGTGTGGCAATCTGACCATACCCAGCAATTTTTTGAATCCGGTGATTATGCAATGGCTTTGGTTTCCTATCAGGACACAAAAGATCGGGTTGTATCCAGTTACGGCAAACTGGTCTATAGCCTTGACGAGGGAAGCCTTGCCCATGCCGCCGGCAGCTGGGATGTCTCAAATGAAGCTTTTTCGACGGCCCAGGATGAAATCGAAACCAATTATACCCGAAGTATCAGCGGAGATATTGCTTCTTATCTGGTAACGGATGCAACAAGGACCTATGACGGATATGACTGGGAGAATGTCTTTCTTAATATTTTCATGGGGCTCAACTATTATGGCAAAGGTGAAACCGATGAGGCATTGGTGGAAATGCGACGTGCCATTGAGAAACAGACCTATCTTCAGCAGAAATATCCGCAGATGGAATCGAACATGGTCTCTGAAGCAAAGGACAGCAATCTCCCACAGGTCCGGAAATATACTAATTACCATTTTGTCTCGAGCCGATTGACCCAGTATCTTTCCTTGCTTTTTTCTTATGAAGGCAAGGACTATGATACATTTGACTATGCCCTTGGTCAGTTGCATTTCAATGTAGGGGGAAAAAATTCTTTTCCATACTACCTGAAAGGATTGCCTGACCGCCCTGAAGAAGATGTCTCAATGCTGAACATAGTTGCTTTCAGTGGCTTGGCACCTGTTTTGGGACAGACGACCATACGGTATAAGATTCAGGATGGCCATTATGATAGCAAGCATGTATGGCACCCGGCAAAGTATGCTTCTTCCAATTTTGCTGATATTCGCAAGCGGGGTTCTGCTGTCACTGAGGTTGAAGTACTGGTCGATGGACAGCCTGTCAAGGTTCCTCTTTTCGAGGATATTGAGGGTATTGCCCTTTCCAGCCTTGAACCTGCGGTCGATGCCCAGAACCTTAGGATCGTTGCTCGGAAAATCATCCGTACAGTAGGAAATTCCTTGGCAGAAGATCGTGATGACAACCTGGGAAACTGGTTGTCTTTCGGATTTCAGCTGCTGGATCTGACTGACCATGCAGATCTTCGCTGTTCCCATTATTTTCCCGCAGCAGCCTATGTCGCAAGTGTACCTGTTACGCCTGGAAAGCATGAAGTATGCATCAATTACTACACAGGAAACGGGCATCTGGGTTATACACGGACTTACCATGATGTGGTCGTTACATCGGGAAAAGCAAACCTGATAGAAGTGCTTAGTTCCCTTTGAGTGAGAAAGTTTTAGTTGCATTATCAACATACATGGCTTAAAATGCAAGGAAAGGGAAGCAATGTTGAAGACGATTGAAAGCATCCATAGAAAGATATATGAAGCAGACAAGCCTGAAGTCATTGCCAGGGCCCCGATTATTTGTACATTGCTCGGAGCATTTGCCGAAGCCTGTCAGGGTTACTCGATGCTCTGCTGCAGCAGCAAGAAAGTGCAGGTAGCCATCAGCAGAAGACCTGACAACAATATTCGGTTGTATCGCATCCAAGGAAATGAAAAAAAACGCTTTACCCTTGGTTCATTGAGATATCGCAAGGAAGACCGATGGGCCAATTATGTCAAAGGTATCATTGCTGTCCTGACAAATGAGGGATATGTCTTCACTGGCATGAACATTACGATTGAGGGTGATGTATTTGGGCTCTATGAATCCGCTCTCAGCAGTACGCTTGCTGTTGCAACTATTCTGGCGTTGGACAGGCTGTATGATTTCAAACTTCAGACGGCTACCCTATTGCGTGTTGTATTTCAGGCAAATACAGTATTCAATGATGAGATATGCAGGATCGGAGACCTGATGGCTATGCTCAATGGGAAAGAAGGGCAGGTCATGATTTTGGACCAGCAGCACTTTACCTATCGCTATCTCCCTTTTTGTTTTGATGGGCAGCAGACTTCGGCAACGGCTTTTCTGATCAACAGCAAAGTATCCCAGGCTGCAATCAGATCTGAATACAGGCTGGCGCGCAAATGTGCCTGTGAGTCAATTTCCAGCTTGTGGAAGCAATACAAGGATATCCCCAAGAGAGATATTCCCGAGAAGGATATCACTTCCCGTGTAATTGCCTTGCCTGAGGAATATAGACATGCCTGTGTTTTTGTTCTTAGGGAATCGCGCTTTGTCATGGAAGCTTCGGAACAACTTGAACAAAAAGATGTGGTACAGTATGGTAGGACAATGAACAAGGTCCAGGTCGACCTCCGTGACAGACTTGAAGTGACTTGTCCTGAAGTTGATTGGCTTACTAAGCGCGCCGGTGAAGTTTCGGGATGCTATGGTGCAAGTTTGGTTTTTGATGGCAATGGCGGGACAATCATGATTGTCATTGAGGAAGGTATGTTGCCTGAGTATGAAGAAAAAATTGAGGAGTATGGACATATCTTC from Spirochaetia bacterium harbors:
- a CDS encoding sugar ABC transporter permease — its product is MAFPIFLSFVLSISNFNGGKIFAGGGWKLTGGQQYIRLFSDPYFWHAFKNNILIVLVSVLGQLPLGLFLAYLIYRKIVRGGDFWQGILYVPAIISVIVIGIMWNLIFSPYGPLSAVINKYYSLTFHAKVSQVVAASVTSDGHLHLTDVLVNKLIALNPSGAAGVFPAPVAGGLKDFLASTSGETIKEIEQDLTNLLAPVWSADFLSNPKTAMIPILFVILWCWTGMYMILFLANMQKIDPQTIESAQIDGAKEKSILVHIILPELSGVIMNAAILCISGSLNSFALIYAMTGGGPARMTQVLSIYMYEKAFMGTPDYPLANAISMMMVLFSLILIILTKKVQKYFEGGSDEI
- a CDS encoding carbohydrate ABC transporter permease is translated as MKSNYRQEKGIGAALWRFFAYLIMIIFALLAIVPLVWLVISSFKTTVDFQADMLGLPKHFYPLNYPQAWRIGDFGILFGNSVFYTVFSVGIATFLSLLSGFGFSKLARKSSKPIYSLFVLGILLTTQTLMVPIFLQVTQLDTLIGGGLAKIGLCNVNQFHLFYDTKFGVLLVYIGSLLPIGVYLCTEFEKSIPTSLVEAALLDGAGYLQIFIYVFIPMCVPIIVTLGLLNIPTIWNEFALINIMVSKLSLQSLPLGIYKFSGTLASDYGKEFAALVIGLLPMLIFYLIFRKQITKSVASGAIKG
- a CDS encoding galactokinase; this encodes MLKTIESIHRKIYEADKPEVIARAPIICTLLGAFAEACQGYSMLCCSSKKVQVAISRRPDNNIRLYRIQGNEKKRFTLGSLRYRKEDRWANYVKGIIAVLTNEGYVFTGMNITIEGDVFGLYESALSSTLAVATILALDRLYDFKLQTATLLRVVFQANTVFNDEICRIGDLMAMLNGKEGQVMILDQQHFTYRYLPFCFDGQQTSATAFLINSKVSQAAIRSEYRLARKCACESISSLWKQYKDIPKRDIPEKDITSRVIALPEEYRHACVFVLRESRFVMEASEQLEQKDVVQYGRTMNKVQVDLRDRLEVTCPEVDWLTKRAGEVSGCYGASLVFDGNGGTIMIVIEEGMLPEYEEKIEEYGHIFGFSPVLERFVPQEGAKVVFP